In the genome of Pseudomonas sp. HS6, one region contains:
- the hda gene encoding DnaA regulatory inactivator Hda, whose translation MKPIQLPLGVRLRDDATFINYYPGANAAALGYVERLCEADAGWTESLIYLWGKHGVGRTHLLQAACLRFEQMGEPAVYLPLAELMDRGIEILDNLEQYELVCLDDLQVIAGKPDWEEAMFHLFNRLRDSGRRLLIAAATSPRELPVKLADLKSRLTLALIFQMRPLSDEDKLRALQLRASRRGLHLTDEVGHFILTRGTRSMSALFDLLEQLDQASLQAQRKLTIPFLKETLGW comes from the coding sequence ATGAAACCGATTCAGCTGCCCCTAGGTGTGCGTCTGCGTGACGACGCCACCTTCATCAACTACTACCCAGGCGCCAATGCCGCTGCACTCGGCTATGTCGAGCGTCTATGCGAAGCCGACGCCGGCTGGACCGAAAGCCTCATCTATCTGTGGGGAAAGCACGGGGTAGGGCGTACGCATCTGTTGCAGGCCGCGTGCCTGCGGTTCGAGCAGATGGGCGAACCGGCGGTGTACTTGCCGCTGGCCGAGCTGATGGATCGTGGCATCGAAATCCTCGACAACCTCGAACAGTACGAACTGGTCTGTCTGGACGACTTGCAGGTGATCGCCGGCAAGCCCGACTGGGAAGAGGCGATGTTTCACTTGTTCAACCGTCTGCGCGACAGCGGTCGCCGGTTGCTGATCGCCGCTGCTACATCACCGCGTGAATTGCCGGTAAAACTGGCGGATTTGAAATCTCGCCTGACCCTGGCGCTGATTTTTCAGATGCGTCCTCTCTCCGATGAAGACAAACTGCGTGCCCTGCAATTGCGTGCATCCCGTCGCGGTCTGCATCTGACCGACGAGGTCGGTCATTTTATTTTGACTCGCGGCACCCGCAGCATGAGCGCGCTTTTTGACCTGCTCGAACAGCTCGATCAGGCCTCTTTGCAGGCTCAACGCAAGCTGACCATTCCCTTCCTGAAAGAAACCCTGGGCTGGTAA
- a CDS encoding C40 family peptidase, with product MLKRFAPLVPLALVTLLFGCAAHSPVNQEQQQAKNSATAQSSVIYQEELDTEKELAAFNGKKPYQLPVLADSILERGMSLIGTRYRFGGTSEAGFDCSGFIGYLFREEAGMNLPRSTREMINVDAPLVSRSNLEPGDLLFFATNGRRGRVSHAGIYLGDNQFIHSSSRRSGGVRIDSLGDSYWSKTFIEAKRALANAPTVVTARK from the coding sequence ATGCTAAAGCGCTTCGCACCCCTCGTGCCTCTCGCACTCGTCACCCTGTTGTTCGGTTGCGCTGCTCATTCACCTGTTAATCAAGAGCAGCAACAGGCTAAAAATTCTGCCACCGCCCAGTCTTCCGTTATTTATCAGGAAGAGCTGGACACCGAAAAGGAACTCGCCGCTTTCAACGGCAAGAAGCCTTATCAGCTCCCGGTTCTGGCAGACAGCATTCTTGAACGCGGCATGTCCCTGATCGGTACCCGTTACCGTTTCGGCGGTACTTCTGAAGCCGGGTTCGATTGCAGCGGTTTCATCGGCTACCTGTTCCGCGAAGAAGCCGGCATGAACCTGCCGCGCTCCACCCGCGAAATGATCAACGTGGATGCTCCGCTGGTATCGCGCAGCAACCTCGAGCCGGGTGATCTGCTGTTCTTCGCCACCAATGGTCGTCGCGGTCGTGTTAGCCACGCCGGGATCTACCTGGGCGACAACCAGTTCATCCACTCCAGCAGTCGTCGCAGTGGCGGTGTCCGCATCGACAGCCTGGGTGACAGCTACTGGAGCAAGACCTTCATCGAAGCCAAACGCGCTTTGGCGAACGCTCCAACCGTGGTTACCGCTCGCAAGTAA
- a CDS encoding C40 family peptidase encodes MTMPARLALMFFAALLSACASRTLPPAPVVRAPIVFGSSQAFSPAAEDVLFRALGLVGTPYRWGGNTPDSGFDCSGLIGFVYRDAAGISLPRSTRELIVMQAPNVGKEGLQTGDLIFFATNGGSQVSHAGIYVGEGRFVHAPATGGTVKLDSLSKAYWQKAYLSAKRVLQPEHLAHNP; translated from the coding sequence ATGACGATGCCGGCCCGCCTCGCCCTGATGTTCTTCGCAGCGCTGCTCAGCGCTTGCGCCAGCCGCACTCTGCCACCTGCGCCGGTGGTTCGTGCTCCGATTGTGTTCGGATCCTCCCAGGCCTTTTCTCCCGCTGCCGAAGACGTGCTGTTCCGTGCGCTCGGGCTGGTGGGCACGCCTTATCGCTGGGGCGGCAACACGCCGGACTCGGGTTTCGATTGCAGTGGCTTGATCGGTTTTGTCTACCGCGACGCCGCCGGCATCAGCCTGCCGCGCTCGACCCGCGAGTTGATCGTCATGCAGGCGCCGAATGTCGGCAAGGAAGGGCTGCAAACCGGCGACCTGATCTTCTTCGCGACCAATGGCGGCTCTCAAGTCAGCCATGCGGGAATCTACGTCGGGGAAGGGCGCTTTGTTCATGCACCGGCCACCGGTGGCACGGTGAAGCTGGACAGCCTGTCGAAGGCCTATTGGCAGAAAGCCTACCTGAGTGCCAAGCGCGTTCTGCAGCCGGAGCATCTGGCGCATAACCCATAG
- a CDS encoding sorbosone dehydrogenase family protein, protein MRKPHLVFVIALAGGLTACGESSSLQVSDGTGPSPKLPEPNKTLIPTVNIAPAIGWPAGAKPTPAAGTQVAAFAENLDHPRWLYMLPNGDVLVAETNAPPKPDDSKGIRGWVKKKVMDRAGAGVPSPNRITLLRDADHDGVAETRTVFLQNLNSPFGMTLVGNDLYVADTDRLLRFHYEPGATEIKSQPIKVVDLPGGTLNHHWTKNVIASKDGSKLYVTVGSNSNVGENGLDQEEGRAAIWEVDRATGNHRIFASGIRNPNGLAWEPQSGALWTAVNERDDIGSDLVPDYITSVKDGGFYGWPFSYYGQHVDVRVKPQQPEMVAKAIAPDYAVGPHTASLGLSFAEGNTLPAQFKEGAFIGQHGSWNRKPHSGYKVIFVPFAAGKPSGAPVDVLTGFLDKDENALGRPVGVVIDQQGGLLVADDVGNKVWRVSTAK, encoded by the coding sequence ATGCGCAAGCCCCACCTCGTTTTCGTCATCGCACTTGCCGGAGGGCTCACCGCCTGTGGTGAATCCTCCAGCCTGCAAGTTTCCGACGGCACCGGCCCGTCTCCAAAACTCCCCGAACCGAACAAGACCCTGATTCCGACGGTGAACATCGCCCCGGCGATCGGCTGGCCGGCCGGCGCGAAACCGACGCCAGCGGCAGGCACTCAAGTGGCAGCGTTTGCCGAGAACCTCGATCACCCGCGCTGGCTATACATGCTGCCCAACGGCGATGTGCTGGTGGCGGAAACCAATGCCCCGCCAAAACCGGACGATAGCAAAGGCATACGTGGCTGGGTGAAGAAAAAAGTCATGGACCGCGCCGGCGCCGGCGTCCCCAGTCCGAACCGCATCACCCTGTTGCGCGATGCCGATCACGACGGCGTGGCGGAAACCCGCACGGTATTTCTGCAAAATCTGAATTCACCGTTCGGCATGACGCTAGTCGGTAACGATCTGTACGTCGCCGACACCGACCGCCTGCTGCGCTTTCACTACGAGCCCGGCGCAACGGAAATCAAGAGCCAGCCGATCAAGGTCGTGGATCTGCCGGGCGGCACGCTCAACCATCACTGGACCAAGAACGTCATCGCCAGCAAGGACGGCAGCAAGCTGTACGTTACGGTCGGCTCGAACAGCAACGTCGGCGAAAACGGCCTGGATCAGGAGGAAGGTCGCGCGGCGATCTGGGAAGTGGACCGGGCGACCGGCAATCACCGGATCTTCGCCTCGGGCATTCGCAATCCCAACGGCCTGGCCTGGGAGCCGCAAAGCGGAGCATTGTGGACAGCAGTGAACGAGCGTGACGATATCGGCAGCGACCTGGTGCCGGACTACATCACCTCGGTCAAGGACGGCGGCTTCTATGGCTGGCCGTTCAGCTATTACGGCCAGCACGTCGATGTGCGCGTGAAACCACAACAACCAGAGATGGTGGCCAAGGCCATCGCTCCGGACTACGCCGTCGGCCCGCATACAGCGTCACTGGGCTTGTCTTTCGCCGAAGGCAACACGCTGCCGGCGCAATTCAAGGAAGGCGCATTCATCGGCCAGCACGGCTCATGGAACCGTAAGCCGCACAGTGGCTACAAGGTGATCTTCGTACCGTTTGCCGCCGGCAAGCCGAGTGGAGCGCCAGTGGATGTACTGACTGGCTTCCTCGATAAAGATGAAAACGCCTTGGGTCGCCCGGTCGGCGTGGTGATCGACCAACAAGGCGGGCTGCTGGTGGCGGACGACGTGGGGAACAAGGTCTGGCGAGTATCAACGGCTAAATAG
- the cobO gene encoding cob(I)yrinic acid a,c-diamide adenosyltransferase, whose product MTDSPERDERHLARMQRKKAVIDERIANSPDECGLVLVLTGNGKGKSSSAFGMLARAMGHGMQCGVVQFIKGRNSTGEELFFRRFPEQVRFHVMGEGFTWETQDRQRDIAAAEAAWEVSRELLRDPSIGLVVLDELNIALKHGYLDLDQVLSDLQARPPMQHVIVTGRAAKPEMIEMGDTVTEMGMIKHAFQAGIKAQKGVEL is encoded by the coding sequence ATGACTGATTCCCCCGAACGCGACGAGCGTCACCTGGCGCGCATGCAGCGTAAAAAAGCCGTGATCGACGAGCGCATCGCCAATTCACCAGATGAATGCGGTCTGGTGCTGGTGTTGACCGGCAACGGCAAAGGCAAAAGCAGCTCGGCGTTCGGCATGCTTGCCCGCGCCATGGGCCACGGCATGCAGTGCGGCGTGGTGCAGTTCATCAAGGGTCGTAACAGCACAGGCGAAGAATTGTTTTTCCGTAGATTCCCCGAGCAGGTGCGCTTTCACGTGATGGGCGAAGGCTTCACCTGGGAAACCCAGGACCGCCAGCGTGACATCGCCGCCGCCGAGGCTGCCTGGGAAGTCTCCCGTGAGCTGTTGCGTGATCCGTCGATCGGTCTGGTGGTGCTCGATGAACTGAACATCGCCCTCAAGCATGGCTACCTCGATCTGGATCAGGTACTCAGCGATCTGCAGGCTCGTCCGCCGATGCAGCATGTGATCGTCACGGGTCGCGCTGCGAAGCCGGAAATGATCGAGATGGGCGACACCGTCACCGAAATGGGCATGATCAAGCACGCCTTTCAGGCCGGTATCAAAGCGCAGAAAGGCGTCGAACTTTGA
- a CDS encoding cobyrinate a,c-diamide synthase, producing MNQPRHCPAVLIAAPASGQGKTTVTAALARLHRNQGRKVRVFKCGPDFLDPMILERASGAPVYQLDMWMVGEQESRRLLWEAAAEADLILIEGVMGLFDGTPSSADLARHFGVPVLGVIDGTAMAQTFGALALGLARYQPDLPFAGVLANRVGTVRHAQLLEGSLTEGLRWYGALSRETGIELPSRHLGLVQASELNDLDLRLDAAAEALASTCEVALPPAVEFAAPEIVKNERLLEGVRIAVARDEAFAFTYGASLDLLRAMGAELSFFSPIRDTQLPEADSLYLPGGYPELHHVALSQNTDMLKAIRAHHAAGKPLLAECGGMLYLLDSLTDVEGTRAELVGLLNGDAVMQKRLAALALQSVELPEGLLRGHTYHHSLTTTELTPIARGHSPNGGRGAEAVYREGRMTASYVHFYFPSNPSAIAALLVP from the coding sequence TTGAATCAACCACGTCACTGCCCGGCGGTACTGATCGCCGCGCCGGCCTCCGGCCAGGGCAAGACCACCGTCACCGCCGCGCTGGCTCGCCTGCATCGCAATCAGGGGCGCAAGGTTCGCGTGTTCAAATGCGGCCCGGATTTTCTCGACCCGATGATCCTCGAACGTGCCAGCGGTGCGCCGGTCTATCAACTGGACATGTGGATGGTCGGCGAGCAGGAAAGTCGACGTCTGTTGTGGGAAGCCGCCGCTGAAGCGGATCTGATCCTGATCGAAGGCGTGATGGGCTTGTTCGACGGCACACCGTCGAGCGCCGATCTGGCGCGGCACTTCGGCGTGCCGGTGCTCGGCGTGATCGACGGCACCGCCATGGCCCAGACCTTCGGCGCCTTGGCCCTGGGGCTGGCGCGCTATCAGCCGGACTTGCCGTTCGCCGGCGTGCTGGCCAACCGTGTCGGCACTGTGCGCCACGCGCAGTTGCTTGAAGGCAGTCTCACCGAAGGCCTGCGCTGGTACGGCGCATTGTCCCGGGAAACCGGGATCGAATTGCCAAGCCGCCATCTCGGTCTGGTGCAGGCCAGCGAACTCAATGACCTCGATCTGCGCCTCGACGCCGCCGCTGAAGCGCTGGCCAGTACCTGCGAGGTAGCGCTGCCACCGGCCGTGGAATTCGCTGCGCCAGAAATCGTCAAGAACGAAAGACTGCTCGAAGGCGTACGGATTGCCGTCGCCCGTGACGAAGCCTTCGCCTTCACCTATGGCGCCAGTCTCGACCTTCTAAGGGCGATGGGCGCGGAGCTGAGTTTCTTCTCGCCGATCCGCGATACGCAATTACCTGAGGCCGACAGCTTGTACCTGCCCGGCGGTTATCCGGAGTTGCACCACGTTGCCTTGTCGCAGAACACCGACATGCTCAAAGCGATCCGCGCACATCACGCCGCCGGCAAACCGCTGCTCGCCGAATGTGGCGGCATGTTGTATCTGCTCGACTCCTTGACCGACGTCGAAGGTACCCGCGCCGAACTGGTCGGTTTGCTCAACGGTGATGCCGTGATGCAAAAACGACTGGCTGCGTTGGCGTTGCAGTCCGTGGAACTGCCGGAGGGCTTGCTGCGAGGTCACACCTATCACCATTCCCTGACCACCACCGAACTGACCCCCATCGCCCGTGGCCACAGCCCCAACGGCGGGCGCGGCGCGGAAGCGGTTTACCGGGAAGGGCGGATGACCGCTTCGTACGTGCATTTTTACTTCCCGTCGAATCCGTCGGCGATTGCCGCACTGTTGGTGCCATGA
- the bluB gene encoding 5,6-dimethylbenzimidazole synthase: MTDNAFTETEREAVYRAIAERRDMRHFSGGTVEPELLRRLLEAAHQAPSVGLMQPWRFIRISDRALRGQIQDLVEEERVRTAEALGERSDEFMKLKVEGINDCAEVLVASLMDDRERHIFGRRTLPEMDMASLSCAIQNLWLAARAEGLGMGWVSLFEPQALANLLKLPVGAKPLAVLCLGPVKEFYPAPMLVLEGWAQVRPLNELLYENFWGVSQ, translated from the coding sequence ATGACCGACAACGCATTCACTGAAACCGAGCGCGAAGCGGTCTATCGCGCCATCGCCGAACGTCGCGACATGCGCCACTTCAGCGGCGGCACGGTCGAGCCTGAATTGCTTCGCCGATTGCTTGAGGCCGCACATCAGGCGCCGAGCGTCGGCTTGATGCAGCCGTGGCGCTTCATCCGTATTAGCGACCGCGCCTTGCGCGGCCAGATCCAGGATCTTGTAGAGGAAGAACGCGTACGCACCGCCGAAGCCCTAGGCGAGCGCAGCGACGAGTTCATGAAGCTTAAAGTCGAAGGCATCAATGATTGCGCCGAAGTGCTGGTTGCATCATTGATGGACGATCGCGAGCGACACATTTTCGGCCGCCGCACGCTGCCGGAGATGGACATGGCGTCGCTGTCCTGCGCGATCCAGAACCTGTGGCTGGCGGCTCGCGCCGAAGGCCTGGGCATGGGCTGGGTGTCGCTGTTCGAGCCGCAGGCGCTGGCCAATCTGCTGAAACTGCCGGTCGGGGCCAAGCCGTTGGCGGTTCTTTGTCTGGGGCCAGTCAAGGAATTCTATCCGGCGCCGATGCTGGTACTCGAAGGGTGGGCGCAGGTGCGTCCGCTCAATGAGCTGCTGTATGAAAATTTCTGGGGAGTGAGTCAATGA
- the cbiB gene encoding adenosylcobinamide-phosphate synthase CbiB, with protein sequence MSVALLSVAAVALDALLGEPKRWHPLVAFGNFAGRIEQRFNSGGRGWRSHGVTAWVIAVLPLTLLATALSWAPYVGWVVEILALYCALGMRSLGEHVEPVAKALRSDDLEEARKRVGYLVSRQTSELDSTAVARAATESVLENGSDAVFAALFWFVVAGAPGVVLYRLSNTLDAMWGYRNERFERFGWAAAKIDDVLNYIPARLVALTYALLGKTRLALKCWRTQAPKWDSPNAGPVMAAGAGALGVELGGPAIYHGELHERPQLGEGAPADADSIDRGWQLVQRGVWLWLLILCVGAEFYA encoded by the coding sequence ATGAGTGTGGCGTTGTTGAGTGTCGCCGCGGTTGCGCTGGACGCGCTGCTGGGTGAACCGAAACGCTGGCATCCGCTGGTGGCGTTCGGCAATTTCGCCGGGCGCATCGAGCAACGTTTCAATAGCGGCGGTCGCGGCTGGCGCAGCCATGGTGTTACTGCGTGGGTGATTGCAGTGCTGCCGCTGACCCTGCTGGCCACGGCATTGTCCTGGGCGCCTTATGTCGGCTGGGTCGTCGAGATTCTCGCGTTGTATTGCGCTCTCGGCATGCGCAGCCTCGGCGAACACGTCGAGCCGGTGGCCAAGGCCCTGCGCAGCGATGATCTGGAAGAAGCGCGCAAACGCGTGGGTTATCTGGTCAGCCGCCAGACCAGTGAACTGGACAGCACTGCTGTCGCCCGCGCCGCCACCGAATCGGTGCTGGAGAACGGCAGCGATGCCGTGTTCGCCGCACTGTTCTGGTTTGTCGTGGCCGGTGCGCCGGGCGTGGTGCTCTATCGCCTGAGCAACACGCTCGATGCGATGTGGGGCTATCGCAACGAACGCTTCGAACGTTTCGGCTGGGCAGCGGCAAAAATCGACGACGTCCTCAACTACATTCCTGCGCGGCTGGTGGCGTTGACCTACGCGCTGCTCGGCAAAACCCGACTGGCGCTGAAATGCTGGCGCACCCAGGCGCCGAAATGGGACAGCCCGAACGCCGGCCCGGTGATGGCCGCCGGCGCGGGTGCCTTGGGCGTCGAGCTGGGTGGTCCGGCGATTTACCACGGCGAGTTGCACGAGCGTCCGCAACTGGGCGAAGGCGCACCGGCGGATGCCGATTCCATTGATCGCGGCTGGCAATTGGTCCAGCGCGGGGTATGGTTATGGCTGCTGATTCTCTGCGTGGGGGCTGAATTCTATGCTTGA